A stretch of the Streptococcus suis genome encodes the following:
- a CDS encoding glutathione-disulfide reductase encodes MKEFDIISIGGGSGGIATMNRAAMYGAKAAVIEAGYLGGTCVNLGCVPKKIMWYGSQIAEAIQNYGPEYGFTSQEVTFDFSTLRKNREAYIERSRISYGNTFNKNGVEVINGFARFVDNQTVEVNGELIRAKHIVIATGARPDVPSIPGSELGIVSDDVFAWEELPSSVAVLGAGYIAVEMAGLLHGLGVQTDLFVRGNRPLRSFDTYIVEALMEEMNRTNFPLHTGKTSISLEKTQDGHIQIHFEDGSSHVAQQVLWAIGRKPNVDKLNLEATGVQLTPSGHIAVNEFQETSISGIYALGDVTGEKELTPVAIKAGRLLAERLFNNKPTAKMDYNTIPTVVFSHPAIGTVGLTEDEAISQYGKDNVKVYTSAFTSMYTALEKHRQMAKFKLVTAGENEQVVGLHGIGYGVDEMIQGFAVAIKMGATKEEFDAVVAIHPTGSEEFVTMR; translated from the coding sequence ATGAAAGAATTCGATATTATTTCTATTGGTGGAGGTAGCGGAGGTATTGCAACAATGAACCGTGCTGCAATGTATGGTGCCAAGGCTGCAGTCATTGAGGCTGGTTACCTAGGAGGTACCTGTGTCAATCTTGGCTGTGTCCCTAAAAAGATTATGTGGTACGGATCTCAAATAGCAGAGGCCATTCAAAACTATGGCCCAGAATATGGCTTTACTAGTCAAGAAGTCACCTTTGATTTCTCTACCTTACGAAAAAATCGTGAGGCCTATATTGAACGTTCACGCATATCCTATGGTAATACTTTTAATAAGAATGGAGTAGAAGTAATCAACGGTTTCGCACGTTTTGTGGATAATCAAACCGTTGAAGTTAATGGCGAATTGATACGTGCCAAACATATCGTCATCGCTACAGGCGCTAGGCCTGATGTACCATCAATACCAGGGAGTGAGTTGGGAATCGTATCCGATGATGTCTTTGCTTGGGAAGAATTACCATCTTCAGTAGCGGTATTAGGGGCTGGTTATATTGCTGTTGAAATGGCTGGACTCCTTCATGGACTAGGTGTTCAAACAGACCTATTTGTTCGAGGAAACCGTCCGCTTCGGAGTTTTGATACCTATATTGTCGAGGCATTAATGGAAGAAATGAATCGGACTAATTTCCCACTTCATACTGGAAAAACATCTATTAGCCTTGAAAAAACACAGGATGGTCACATCCAAATTCATTTTGAAGACGGTAGTAGCCATGTTGCTCAGCAAGTTCTCTGGGCTATCGGTCGTAAACCAAATGTAGATAAGCTCAATCTTGAAGCAACCGGTGTTCAACTCACTCCATCTGGGCATATTGCAGTCAATGAATTTCAGGAGACTAGTATTTCCGGCATTTATGCCCTCGGTGATGTAACTGGTGAAAAAGAATTGACACCTGTAGCCATCAAGGCCGGTCGCCTTCTGGCTGAACGTCTGTTTAATAATAAACCAACTGCTAAGATGGATTACAATACTATTCCAACCGTTGTCTTTTCTCATCCAGCAATCGGAACTGTTGGTCTAACTGAAGACGAAGCAATTTCCCAATACGGAAAAGATAATGTAAAAGTTTATACATCAGCCTTTACCTCTATGTACACTGCCCTAGAAAAACATCGACAAATGGCGAAATTCAAATTAGTAACCGCTGGAGAAAACGAGCAGGTTGTTGGTTTACATGGTATCGGATATGGTGTTGATGAAATGATTCAAGGGTTTGCAGTGGCTATCAAAATGGGGGCTACAAAAGAAGAATTTGATGCTGTTGTTGCAATTCACCCTACAGGATCAGAAGAATTTGTTACCATGCGTTAA
- a CDS encoding efflux RND transporter periplasmic adaptor subunit → MLKSKKAKIALFSGLGVAAVALVGGALLFSGVMGGSTVGDETMPTSLSYQVVQEGSIASSTLLTGVVSAAEEQYVYYDPSKGDISEILVEPGSQVEAGTALLRYDSTELQSALDSAVRARDKVGRQIDELQQNYQTVTVPADATTGEDTQSTSQQSYDSQLADLNDAYADAQAAVDKAYTAVLEATVTSTVSGTVVEVNKSVSKNATGSQTVIHIVNQTSLEVKGNLTEYDLANIATDQAVKLTTKVYPDQTWDGKISYISNYPATDQEASAVAGATSGTSAKYPFKVALTSEVGDLKQGFTVNIEVVNTSKNILVPVTAVVYEEDKTFVWTIVDGKAKKVEVTLGNADATNQEVKTGLAVGDHVISFPTLDLEDGKEVEAYEEPAN, encoded by the coding sequence ATGTTAAAGTCAAAAAAGGCTAAAATTGCTTTATTTTCTGGATTGGGTGTTGCAGCAGTTGCACTTGTTGGAGGAGCATTATTGTTCTCAGGTGTCATGGGTGGGTCGACTGTTGGTGATGAAACGATGCCAACAAGTCTTAGTTATCAAGTCGTTCAAGAGGGTTCAATTGCTTCATCTACCCTATTGACTGGTGTGGTTTCAGCAGCTGAGGAACAATATGTTTATTACGATCCTTCTAAGGGTGACATTAGTGAGATTCTAGTTGAGCCAGGTAGCCAAGTTGAGGCAGGAACAGCCCTACTTCGTTACGACAGTACAGAACTACAATCTGCTCTTGATTCAGCTGTTCGTGCACGAGATAAGGTTGGGCGTCAAATTGATGAGTTACAACAGAATTATCAAACTGTAACCGTTCCAGCTGATGCTACAACAGGCGAAGACACGCAGTCAACTTCCCAACAATCATATGATTCACAGCTAGCTGATCTTAACGATGCCTATGCCGATGCGCAGGCGGCTGTTGATAAAGCTTACACAGCCGTTTTAGAGGCGACTGTAACCAGTACAGTTTCAGGAACCGTTGTGGAAGTGAATAAATCTGTTTCTAAAAATGCAACAGGTAGTCAAACAGTCATTCACATCGTGAACCAAACTAGCCTAGAAGTAAAAGGCAACTTAACTGAGTATGATTTGGCAAATATCGCTACTGATCAAGCAGTCAAATTGACTACAAAAGTATATCCAGACCAAACTTGGGATGGGAAAATCTCCTATATTTCAAATTATCCTGCGACAGACCAAGAAGCTAGTGCTGTTGCCGGTGCAACAAGCGGAACTAGTGCAAAATATCCTTTCAAGGTTGCTCTTACGAGTGAAGTTGGGGATTTGAAACAAGGGTTCACTGTGAATATTGAAGTAGTGAATACAAGCAAAAATATATTAGTTCCTGTGACAGCAGTTGTTTATGAGGAAGATAAGACATTTGTTTGGACAATTGTAGATGGGAAGGCTAAAAAAGTAGAAGTTACTTTAGGGAATGCTGATGCTACTAATCAGGAAGTGAAGACAGGATTGGCAGTTGGAGATCATGTCATTTCATTCCCAACATTGGACTTAGAAGATGGAAAAGAGGTAGAAGCCTATGAAGAACCAGCTAATTAA
- a CDS encoding ABC transporter ATP-binding protein yields the protein MKNQLIKLTNINKSYRNGDQELRVLKDIDLEVEEGEFLAIMGPSGSGKSTLMNIIGLLDRSSSGNYWLEGEEVSQLSEKKLASVRNDQIGFVFQQFFLLSKLNALQNVELPLIYAGVPSAKRKKLAKQYLEKVELAERMTHLPSELSGGQKQRVAIARALVNTPAIILADEPTGALDTKTGQQIMELLIELNNEGKTIIMVTHEPEIAAYAKRTIVLRDGVITEDRRREEI from the coding sequence ATGAAGAACCAGCTAATTAAGCTGACCAATATCAATAAGTCCTATAGAAATGGTGATCAAGAACTTCGAGTCCTTAAAGATATTGACTTAGAGGTAGAAGAAGGTGAATTTCTAGCTATTATGGGGCCATCGGGCTCTGGTAAATCCACTTTAATGAACATAATAGGTTTATTAGATCGCTCTAGTTCAGGCAATTATTGGTTGGAGGGGGAGGAAGTTAGTCAGTTATCTGAGAAAAAATTAGCTTCAGTTCGAAATGATCAAATCGGTTTTGTCTTTCAACAATTCTTTTTGTTGTCTAAATTAAATGCATTACAAAATGTTGAATTACCGTTGATATATGCAGGTGTTCCCTCAGCAAAACGAAAAAAATTGGCCAAGCAATACCTGGAGAAGGTCGAATTGGCAGAACGTATGACCCACTTACCGTCTGAATTATCAGGTGGTCAAAAACAGCGGGTAGCTATTGCGCGTGCCTTAGTAAATACTCCTGCGATTATTCTTGCTGATGAGCCAACAGGTGCTTTGGATACGAAGACCGGTCAGCAGATTATGGAATTATTAATAGAACTCAATAATGAAGGTAAGACAATCATTATGGTAACTCATGAACCTGAAATCGCTGCATATGCGAAACGAACAATTGTTTTACGAGATGGTGTCATTACTGAAGATAGACGTAGAGAGGAGATTTAA
- a CDS encoding ABC transporter permease, which translates to MENWKFALKSILAHKMRSLLTMLGIIIGVAAVVIIVALGTGMSKSIEKALAGDQDNVQVYFSPIFGEEEVNSGGFFYTTGGEMSMEEEPDLTDAMLQGLLEIDGISNYYISFSNTAEVSAGSKKAENVFINGVSQSYFDVKELEILAGRKFMPNDYSRYSRIMMLDVSLAEKLFGSMDAALNQTVSVNQNVYLVVGVYKDPQAGSALYGMNSGGNAIMTNTQLATEMGVNENRGLYLHVDDVSRAGEVGQAAADYLTKVTGLKEARYDIYDMSAMLDSFRSEMAGVTMFIGAVAGISLLVGGIGVMNIMLVSVTERTREIGLRKALGATRGNILLQFLIEAMVLTTLGGAIGLAIAQTIVFILNATKVMGENMTAEISIPVVLGSLAFSAVVGIVFGVLPANKASKLDPIEALRYE; encoded by the coding sequence ATGGAAAATTGGAAATTTGCCTTAAAATCAATCCTCGCACATAAAATGCGTTCTTTACTGACCATGTTGGGGATTATTATTGGTGTGGCAGCCGTTGTTATTATCGTTGCCTTGGGAACTGGCATGAGTAAGAGTATTGAAAAAGCTCTGGCTGGTGATCAGGACAATGTACAGGTCTACTTTTCCCCGATTTTTGGAGAAGAGGAAGTCAATAGTGGTGGCTTTTTCTATACAACTGGCGGGGAAATGTCGATGGAAGAAGAGCCTGACTTGACAGACGCGATGCTTCAAGGGTTATTAGAAATTGATGGCATTAGTAATTATTATATTAGTTTTTCAAATACTGCTGAAGTATCTGCAGGAAGTAAGAAAGCTGAAAATGTCTTTATAAATGGTGTTAGCCAATCCTATTTTGATGTGAAAGAGTTAGAGATATTGGCTGGTAGAAAGTTTATGCCAAATGATTATTCTCGATATTCGCGCATTATGATGTTAGATGTCAGTTTAGCTGAAAAACTTTTTGGTAGTATGGATGCAGCCCTCAACCAGACAGTTAGTGTGAATCAAAACGTTTACCTTGTCGTTGGTGTCTATAAAGATCCACAAGCTGGTTCAGCCCTTTACGGAATGAACTCTGGTGGGAATGCCATTATGACCAACACTCAATTGGCTACCGAAATGGGAGTAAATGAGAATCGAGGTCTATATCTTCACGTAGATGATGTTAGTCGTGCAGGGGAAGTTGGTCAAGCAGCAGCAGATTATTTAACGAAAGTTACTGGCTTGAAAGAAGCAAGATATGACATTTATGATATGTCAGCTATGCTGGATTCCTTTAGAAGTGAGATGGCTGGTGTCACAATGTTTATTGGTGCAGTTGCAGGGATCTCTTTGCTTGTTGGTGGTATTGGTGTCATGAACATTATGTTGGTTTCTGTCACTGAGCGAACTCGTGAAATTGGTCTCCGAAAAGCACTGGGAGCAACCCGAGGAAATATTCTCTTGCAATTCTTGATTGAAGCGATGGTGCTGACTACTTTGGGGGGAGCAATCGGTTTAGCTATTGCCCAAACAATCGTGTTTATTCTCAACGCTACAAAGGTGATGGGGGAAAATATGACGGCAGAAATCTCCATACCAGTTGTACTTGGTAGCCTTGCCTTTTCTGCAGTTGTTGGTATAGTATTTGGTGTACTACCTGCTAACAAAGCATCTAAGCTTGATCCAATTGAAGCTTTGCGCTATGAATAA
- a CDS encoding LLM class flavin-dependent oxidoreductase, with translation MVELGISTFGETTPLEKTGEIYSHDERIRQLVKEIELADAVGLDVYGIGEHHREDFAVSAPEIVLAAGAVNTKQIKLTSAVSILSSMDPVRLYQQYATIDALSNGRAEIMAGRGSFTESFPLFGYDLYDYEELFDEKLDMLLEIDKETNLKWDGHFTQSVNNKPVYPRPVQEDFPIWVATGGNVESTIKIAKKGLPIVYAVIGAGAHRFKPLVDAYRKVARNSGHDPKKTKVAAHSWGWIADDHDKAVEDYFHPTKVVTNNIAKDRPHWSEMTKAQYLYSLTDEGATIVGDPTHVAAKIIKTIETLDLDRFFLHLPIGSMPHEDVLHAIELYGKEVAPIVRDYFAKKEENQSQD, from the coding sequence ATGGTAGAATTAGGTATTTCAACATTTGGCGAAACAACTCCACTAGAAAAAACAGGGGAAATTTACAGCCACGACGAGCGGATCCGTCAACTTGTTAAAGAGATTGAGCTAGCCGATGCGGTGGGGCTAGATGTTTATGGAATTGGGGAGCATCACCGAGAAGATTTTGCGGTTTCTGCACCTGAGATTGTGCTGGCAGCTGGTGCCGTCAATACCAAGCAGATCAAGCTAACATCAGCAGTTTCTATCCTTTCCTCTATGGACCCTGTGAGACTTTACCAGCAATATGCCACAATCGATGCTTTGTCAAATGGCAGAGCGGAAATCATGGCTGGTCGTGGTTCCTTTACGGAGTCATTCCCCTTGTTTGGCTATGACCTCTATGACTATGAAGAACTCTTCGATGAAAAGTTGGATATGCTTTTGGAAATTGACAAGGAAACAAATCTCAAGTGGGATGGGCATTTCACTCAGTCCGTCAATAATAAGCCAGTTTATCCACGTCCTGTTCAGGAAGATTTTCCAATTTGGGTCGCAACTGGAGGCAATGTAGAATCTACTATCAAGATTGCTAAGAAAGGCTTGCCTATCGTGTATGCTGTCATTGGTGCAGGTGCTCATCGCTTTAAACCTTTAGTCGATGCTTATCGCAAGGTTGCTCGCAACTCAGGTCATGATCCAAAGAAAACGAAAGTTGCAGCCCATTCTTGGGGTTGGATTGCAGACGACCATGACAAAGCAGTAGAAGATTATTTCCATCCTACTAAAGTTGTGACCAATAATATTGCAAAAGACAGACCGCATTGGAGCGAAATGACCAAGGCGCAATATCTCTACTCCCTTACAGATGAGGGAGCGACCATCGTCGGAGATCCAACACATGTTGCAGCTAAAATCATTAAGACCATTGAAACACTTGACTTGGACCGTTTCTTCCTCCATCTCCCAATCGGATCAATGCCACATGAGGATGTCCTCCATGCCATCGAACTCTATGGAAAAGAAGTTGCGCCAATTGTCCGAGATTATTTTGCTAAGAAAGAAGAGAATCAGTCCCAAGACTGA
- the lysS gene encoding lysine--tRNA ligase encodes MSTEYFEELNDQQIVRREKMTALAEQGIDPFGKRFDRSTNSAELKAQYEDKEKEELEELAQTATIAGRIMTKRGKGKAGFAHIQDREGQIQIYVRKDDVGEENYEIFKKADLGDFVGVEGDVMKTNVGELTIHARKLTHLSKALRPLPEKFHGLTDVETRYRKRYLDLITNRESFERFVTRSKIISEIRRYLDGLGFLEVETPVLHNEAGGAAARPFITHHNAQNIDMVLRIATELHLKRLIVGGMERVYEIGRIFRNEGMDATHNPEFTSIEVYQAYADYQDIMDLTEGIIQHTAKAVVGDGPVTYQGTEIAIHEPFKRIHIVDAIKEQTGVDFWQEMSLEEAIALANEHNVTVEKHHTEVGQIINSFFEEFVEETLIQPTFVYGHPVAVSPLAKKNDEDPRFTDRFELFIMTKEYGNAFTELNDPIDQLERFETQAKAKELGDDEATGVDYDYIEALEYGMPPTGGLGIGIDRLCMLLTDTTTIRDVLLFPTMK; translated from the coding sequence ATGTCAACTGAATATTTTGAAGAACTAAATGACCAACAGATTGTCCGTCGTGAAAAAATGACGGCATTGGCTGAACAGGGTATTGACCCATTCGGTAAACGTTTTGACCGTTCTACTAACTCTGCTGAATTGAAAGCACAATATGAAGATAAAGAAAAAGAAGAGTTGGAAGAATTGGCACAAACTGCAACCATTGCGGGTCGTATTATGACCAAACGCGGTAAGGGTAAAGCAGGTTTTGCTCATATCCAAGACCGCGAAGGACAAATTCAGATTTACGTTCGTAAGGATGACGTTGGCGAAGAAAACTATGAAATCTTCAAAAAAGCAGACCTTGGAGACTTTGTTGGTGTCGAAGGTGATGTCATGAAGACTAATGTTGGTGAATTGACCATTCATGCTCGTAAATTAACTCACTTGTCTAAAGCGCTCCGCCCGTTGCCAGAAAAATTCCATGGTTTGACTGACGTTGAAACTCGCTACCGAAAACGATATTTAGACTTAATTACCAATCGCGAAAGTTTTGAACGCTTTGTAACACGTTCAAAAATCATTTCAGAAATCCGTCGTTACCTTGATGGACTTGGTTTCTTGGAAGTTGAAACACCTGTCCTTCATAATGAAGCTGGTGGTGCCGCGGCTCGTCCATTCATCACTCACCACAATGCCCAAAACATTGATATGGTACTTCGTATTGCAACGGAACTTCACCTCAAGCGGTTGATTGTCGGTGGTATGGAACGCGTTTATGAAATTGGCCGTATCTTCCGTAATGAAGGAATGGATGCGACCCACAACCCAGAATTCACTTCTATCGAGGTTTACCAAGCCTACGCTGACTACCAAGACATTATGGACTTGACCGAGGGTATTATCCAACATACCGCTAAGGCAGTTGTCGGCGACGGTCCTGTAACCTATCAAGGTACTGAAATTGCTATCCACGAGCCATTCAAGCGTATCCACATCGTCGATGCTATTAAGGAACAAACTGGTGTGGACTTCTGGCAGGAAATGAGCTTAGAAGAAGCTATTGCCCTGGCAAATGAACACAACGTTACTGTAGAAAAACACCACACAGAGGTAGGACAAATTATCAACAGCTTCTTTGAAGAATTCGTAGAGGAAACATTAATCCAACCAACCTTTGTATACGGCCATCCAGTAGCTGTTTCCCCATTGGCTAAGAAAAACGATGAAGATCCACGCTTTACGGATCGCTTTGAGCTCTTCATCATGACCAAGGAATACGGAAATGCCTTTACCGAATTGAACGACCCAATCGACCAATTGGAACGCTTTGAAACCCAAGCCAAAGCCAAAGAATTGGGTGACGACGAAGCGACAGGCGTTGACTACGACTACATCGAAGCCCTAGAGTACGGTATGCCACCAACAGGTGGCCTCGGAATCGGTATCGACCGACTCTGCATGCTCTTGACAGATACTACTACTATTCGAGATGTGCTCCTATTTCCGACTATGAAATAG
- a CDS encoding histidine phosphatase family protein, whose protein sequence is MKIYFVRHGKTEWNLEGRFQGYSGDSKLLEEAFLDLESLGEYLATVPFDKIYSSDLQRAHITAERIADLNHYCKSVETKAGFREWNFGRLEGTKIGLFHDIYPKQYHAFKQNVAIFRADMFEGETVSQATSRFITTLKESIHETDQTILVVSHGAILTASIRTLLGYPPALLRHRGGLDNASVTILETDDFENFTELVWNDTSYQEKQ, encoded by the coding sequence GTGAAAATCTATTTTGTCCGTCACGGTAAAACCGAGTGGAATCTTGAGGGACGCTTTCAAGGCTACTCTGGAGATTCTAAGCTTTTGGAGGAAGCTTTCCTTGATTTAGAGTCACTTGGGGAATATTTAGCTACCGTTCCTTTTGACAAGATTTACTCTAGCGATTTACAAAGAGCTCATATCACAGCCGAGCGAATTGCTGACCTGAACCATTACTGTAAATCAGTAGAAACAAAAGCTGGTTTTCGAGAATGGAATTTCGGTCGATTGGAAGGAACAAAAATTGGACTTTTCCACGATATCTATCCCAAGCAGTACCATGCATTTAAACAGAATGTGGCCATCTTCCGAGCAGATATGTTCGAAGGGGAGACTGTTTCACAAGCTACCTCACGCTTCATCACTACTTTGAAAGAATCTATTCACGAGACAGATCAAACGATACTTGTCGTAAGCCACGGAGCTATTCTAACAGCTTCAATCCGAACCCTGTTAGGCTATCCACCAGCGCTCTTACGCCATCGAGGTGGTTTAGACAATGCATCTGTAACCATTTTAGAGACAGATGATTTTGAAAACTTTACCGAACTGGTATGGAATGACACGAGTTATCAAGAAAAACAGTAG
- a CDS encoding aminoacyl-tRNA deacylase yields the protein MAKKVKIKKTLVDQILDKAKIDHDSLVLNALEGQLPQGIEENNIYKTLALTGDKTGPVIGIVPITEHLSEKKLAKISGNKKVSMIPQKDLEKTTGYIHGANNPLGIRQKHNFPIYIDQSALEKGKMIVSAGEIGRSIRIDSQVLADFVKANFADIIEGKNE from the coding sequence ATGGCAAAAAAGGTCAAAATAAAGAAAACCTTAGTTGACCAAATTTTAGACAAGGCTAAGATCGATCATGATAGCCTTGTTTTAAATGCTCTTGAAGGTCAACTTCCACAAGGTATTGAAGAAAACAATATTTATAAAACCCTGGCACTGACTGGAGATAAAACTGGGCCGGTTATTGGAATTGTCCCAATCACTGAGCACCTGTCTGAGAAAAAATTAGCCAAGATCTCTGGCAATAAAAAAGTGAGTATGATTCCGCAAAAGGACTTGGAAAAGACAACTGGCTACATACATGGTGCCAACAACCCCTTGGGCATTCGTCAAAAACACAATTTTCCAATCTATATCGATCAATCTGCACTTGAAAAAGGCAAGATGATTGTTTCAGCTGGTGAAATTGGTCGGTCGATTCGAATTGACAGTCAGGTATTAGCTGATTTCGTGAAAGCTAATTTTGCAGATATTATTGAAGGGAAGAACGAGTGA
- a CDS encoding DUF368 domain-containing protein, whose protein sequence is MTSWISRIIKGMIIALGFILPGVSGGVLAAILGIYERIIGFLANIRKDFKENFLYFVPVGIGGILGIALFSFPVEYLLQHFQVPVLWAFAGAIVGTIPSLLKESTQKSKRDRIDLAWLIGTFIISGLLLYNLSDLVGTLPANFASFVLAGALIALGVLVPGLSPSNLLLILGIYTPMLNGFKSLDLFGTFLPIAIGGVLAMVAFSKAMDHALKVYHSRVYHFIIGIVSSSTLLILIPQASNKESISYAGSNFITWIAALVLFVLGVWLGLWMSKLEEKYK, encoded by the coding sequence ATGACTTCTTGGATATCAAGAATAATTAAAGGTATGATTATTGCCCTTGGCTTTATCTTACCAGGTGTTTCTGGGGGCGTACTAGCTGCGATCCTCGGGATTTACGAACGAATAATAGGCTTTTTAGCAAATATTCGAAAAGATTTCAAAGAAAACTTTCTCTACTTTGTTCCTGTAGGGATCGGTGGAATCTTGGGAATTGCCCTCTTCTCTTTCCCTGTTGAATACCTCTTACAACATTTCCAAGTTCCTGTTTTATGGGCATTTGCAGGTGCAATTGTTGGTACAATTCCTAGCTTACTAAAAGAATCCACTCAGAAAAGCAAACGGGATCGTATTGATTTGGCTTGGTTGATTGGTACCTTCATCATTTCTGGACTCTTACTCTACAACTTGAGTGATCTTGTCGGAACACTTCCTGCAAACTTCGCAAGTTTTGTATTGGCAGGCGCCTTGATTGCATTAGGCGTACTTGTTCCCGGACTCAGTCCTTCAAACTTGCTATTGATTTTGGGTATCTACACGCCAATGCTCAATGGTTTCAAATCACTTGATCTATTTGGAACATTCCTACCTATCGCAATTGGTGGAGTCCTTGCAATGGTTGCCTTCTCAAAAGCAATGGATCATGCTCTTAAAGTCTACCACTCACGAGTTTATCACTTTATTATTGGTATCGTCTCATCATCTACTCTCTTAATTTTGATTCCACAGGCTAGCAACAAAGAATCCATCTCCTATGCTGGATCTAACTTTATTACATGGATTGCTGCCCTTGTTCTATTTGTCCTGGGAGTATGGTTGGGACTTTGGATGAGCAAATTAGAGGAAAAATATAAATAA
- the thiT gene encoding energy-coupled thiamine transporter ThiT: MSQSKLRVLTEIAIFSAIALVFDKFPLFTMPQGGSVSLVMLPILLLSLRHGLGIGILTGGIVGTIQLFYGGYFLNALQVFLDYVLSYAGIGFAGIAATSLHKQSKLSQASLFISLASLLGGSIRLLATYLSGIIFYADYAPSDKPVWIYSFTYNISYILPSTAIACILLILLYKARPNFFRG, from the coding sequence ATGTCACAATCCAAATTACGTGTTCTCACTGAAATAGCTATTTTTTCTGCCATTGCTCTTGTCTTTGACAAATTTCCACTCTTTACAATGCCACAAGGTGGATCGGTATCCTTAGTCATGCTTCCGATTCTACTTCTTTCTCTACGTCATGGATTGGGTATCGGAATACTTACAGGTGGTATAGTTGGAACAATTCAACTTTTTTATGGTGGTTATTTTCTAAATGCATTACAAGTTTTTCTTGATTATGTCCTCTCTTACGCAGGAATTGGTTTTGCAGGAATTGCCGCTACATCTCTACATAAACAAAGCAAATTGTCTCAAGCCAGTCTATTCATCAGCCTAGCTAGCCTACTTGGAGGAAGCATTCGATTATTAGCTACCTATTTGTCTGGAATTATTTTCTATGCTGACTACGCTCCTTCTGACAAACCCGTTTGGATTTATTCCTTTACCTACAATATCAGTTATATACTTCCTTCAACAGCAATTGCTTGCATTTTACTGATTCTCCTTTATAAAGCAAGACCAAATTTCTTTCGTGGTTAA
- a CDS encoding glycosyl hydrolase family 25, producing MRKKLNPIVVIGFFLTFFTIIFISGVYGNRATAGKETTITQSNTNPTSIETIPSSSYYITNALEMKPIIDVSAWQRPSEIDYKTLSKNISGAIVRIQSGSHTKNENTATDKNGLDKAFHTHIKEFQARNVPVAVYAYVTGNSIDSMKEEARSFYEAANKYNPTFYWLDVEEHTMDDMNGGVEAFRQELESLGAKNIGIYVGTYFMEDHSINVDKFDAVWIPTYGDDSGYYNAAPNTDLDYDLHQYTSRGYVNGFENYLDLNIITTLKDPNEVYQKLFTTSE from the coding sequence ATGAGAAAGAAATTAAATCCAATCGTTGTTATCGGTTTCTTCCTGACCTTTTTTACCATCATTTTTATTTCTGGTGTGTATGGTAACAGAGCGACCGCCGGTAAAGAAACTACTATTACACAGTCAAATACTAATCCAACATCAATTGAGACAATTCCTAGTTCAAGCTACTATATTACCAACGCTCTTGAGATGAAACCTATTATTGATGTCTCGGCTTGGCAAAGACCGTCTGAAATTGACTACAAAACCCTTAGCAAAAACATTTCTGGCGCAATCGTCCGTATTCAAAGTGGCTCACACACTAAAAACGAAAATACAGCGACTGATAAAAATGGGTTAGATAAAGCATTTCATACTCACATTAAAGAATTTCAGGCTAGAAATGTCCCTGTTGCTGTTTACGCCTACGTTACTGGGAATAGTATTGATAGCATGAAAGAGGAAGCTCGTAGTTTTTACGAAGCAGCCAATAAATACAACCCCACCTTTTATTGGTTGGATGTTGAAGAACATACCATGGATGATATGAATGGTGGTGTCGAGGCTTTCAGACAAGAATTAGAATCTCTCGGTGCTAAAAACATTGGTATCTATGTCGGCACCTATTTTATGGAAGATCACAGTATCAATGTTGATAAATTTGATGCTGTATGGATTCCCACTTATGGCGATGATTCTGGCTACTATAATGCTGCACCAAATACTGATTTGGACTATGACCTCCATCAATATACCTCTCGAGGCTATGTGAATGGATTCGAGAATTATCTCGATTTAAATATTATTACTACTTTGAAAGATCCAAATGAAGTTTATCAAAAACTATTTACAACATCAGAATAA